The Terriglobia bacterium genome window below encodes:
- a CDS encoding hemerythrin domain-containing protein, whose amino-acid sequence MSVTPASDLLRSEHRLVETQIDQLLHAVKHPAGDIVSDVRRVLSGIQYLSRPHFQKEENVFYPSLRSQLPELLSQLDEQHEYVREVERHLVGLLESIQGCPDERQRAEIVRFSTELCDVIQHHIVDEEDQLLRLADSTLSREEQVTLAAKMTELEHLICTTGVALEHESIEQAQHEHRVK is encoded by the coding sequence ATGAGCGTCACGCCCGCTTCTGATTTGCTGCGCTCGGAGCATCGCCTGGTTGAGACGCAGATCGACCAGCTTCTGCACGCGGTCAAGCACCCCGCAGGCGATATCGTTTCCGACGTACGCCGGGTACTGTCTGGCATACAGTACCTGTCACGGCCTCACTTCCAGAAGGAGGAAAACGTCTTTTATCCTTCCCTGCGCTCTCAGCTGCCGGAGTTGCTGTCACAGTTGGACGAGCAACATGAGTATGTCCGTGAGGTTGAACGGCACCTCGTCGGGCTTCTGGAATCTATCCAAGGCTGTCCGGATGAGCGGCAACGTGCGGAGATTGTTCGCTTCTCGACAGAGCTCTGCGACGTGATCCAACACCACATCGTGGATGAAGAGGATCAGCTGCTGCGACTTGCCGATTCCACGCTCTCGAGAGAAGAGCAGGTCACCCTCGCTGCGAAAATGACAGAGTTGGAGCACCTCATCTGCACGACTGGAGTCGCGCTAGAGCACGAAAGTATCGAGCAAGCCCAGCACGAACACCGGGTTAAATAG
- a CDS encoding hemerythrin domain-containing protein: MPVQIGSKTSDFSDPTGLMSDCHRRIEMFLNALRAAADFSGRQLAEDERRALDTALRYFREAAPKHNADEEESLFPRLRGVPDPDVHSALGDVVRLEQEHRWAAPLHAEVDRLGQQWLLKGRLARNQAQAFQSAVAKLESMYRTHIEFEDRVLFPLAARVLSPAQSAEIAQEMAKRRNVSSFAVQELQPRDTGGNSTFSSSEISSESCSGGTK; the protein is encoded by the coding sequence ATGCCGGTCCAGATTGGAAGCAAAACGAGCGACTTCTCTGATCCTACGGGGCTGATGTCCGATTGTCATCGTCGCATTGAAATGTTCCTGAACGCTCTCAGGGCAGCAGCCGATTTTAGTGGCCGGCAACTTGCCGAAGATGAGCGACGGGCCCTCGATACGGCGCTGCGCTACTTTCGCGAAGCTGCACCGAAACACAATGCTGACGAGGAGGAATCCCTGTTTCCTCGTCTCCGCGGTGTGCCAGATCCTGACGTGCACTCGGCGCTAGGGGATGTTGTCCGACTTGAGCAGGAGCACCGCTGGGCAGCTCCGTTGCACGCGGAGGTGGATCGTTTAGGGCAGCAGTGGCTTCTTAAAGGCCGACTCGCAAGGAACCAGGCTCAGGCATTCCAATCCGCTGTCGCCAAACTGGAGTCCATGTACCGCACTCATATTGAGTTCGAGGATAGAGTCCTCTTCCCGCTCGCAGCCCGAGTGCTCTCCCCAGCCCAGAGCGCAGAGATTGCACAAGAGATGGCGAAGCGCCGCAACGTGAGCAGCTTTGCAGTGCAAGAGCTTCAGCCCCGCGATACTGGCGGAAACAGCACATTTAGCTCTTCCGAAATTAGTTCCGAGTCGTGCTCGGGAGGCACAAAATGA
- a CDS encoding cupin domain-containing protein: MSDFRVSAQPTDRQQTANLKAKGEIIPAEADRVVELASYQQGSVVSRVLIRRSTGNVTLFAFDEGQELSEHTAPFDALVHVLEGKVEIVIAGKPFQLGAGEVILMPANQPHALRAISKFKMLLIMIRS; this comes from the coding sequence ATGAGTGACTTCCGGGTTTCCGCACAGCCGACTGACCGTCAACAAACTGCAAATTTAAAAGCGAAGGGGGAGATTATCCCGGCCGAAGCAGATCGAGTGGTGGAACTTGCGAGTTACCAGCAAGGATCGGTGGTCAGCCGTGTTCTCATCCGGCGCAGCACAGGGAATGTCACACTGTTCGCGTTTGACGAAGGTCAGGAGCTGAGTGAGCACACTGCGCCCTTCGACGCCTTGGTACATGTGCTGGAAGGTAAGGTAGAAATTGTGATTGCCGGCAAGCCGTTCCAACTTGGCGCCGGCGAGGTGATCTTGATGCCGGCTAACCAGCCACACGCGCTGCGAGCAATTTCCAAGTTCAAGATGCTGCTTATCATGATCCGGTCCTGA
- the nirK gene encoding nitrite reductase, copper-containing, producing the protein MVLEVAYAYKQSFNSLGFAALMTVLLSFLALGGSDAVAQGMEAMKGMEGMASSRHASAQVVDVVRDAADVPPPVGNRPPTTVKVELTAAEVVGELDPATGTTYRYWTFNGKVPGPMIRVREGDTVEVTLHNSPSSHMVHSIDFHAAIGPGGGAAFSQVLPGTEKTFTFQATTPGLFVYHCGTPMIADHIANGMYGLILVEPQGGLSRVDHEYYVMQGEIYTTAAKGKTGMQSFSEANLMQESPEYFVFNGAVDALTKKYPLQAHPGETVRFFFGDAGPNETSSLHVVGEIFTRDYQLGSLTSPPLNGVQTASVPPGGAAILELKAVMPGQFNFMDHAMARMAKGLMGTLKVQGEMTAQLMHAGPASAVADVHQSPVAGPTPMVEIVGKGGMDAASPPLAASDTSGSDSENSHMRMMREMNHPANATATATIPGSNVRDHRGRVQRPGAAQLDGCLTFAGPIGIPKLTLFHSQESYELEPRSGLLRDSPLAFAQNVNALVHVTGHLDRDPGYDGKHWFIVEAIDQLAPSCHTNESLAQLRSSEKRRLARANAAPAGAVTVGMGDMTFLQPDIIVNVGQEVVWRNTSSTIHNVVADPAKATVVADVHLPRGAPTFDSGYLQPGQTFVHTFTVPGVYRYVCTLHEASGMKGVVIVKAAGATNMARATEPNHQ; encoded by the coding sequence ATGGTGTTGGAGGTCGCATATGCATACAAGCAATCATTCAATTCGCTCGGTTTTGCAGCGCTCATGACCGTATTGCTTTCGTTCCTCGCCCTCGGTGGGAGCGACGCGGTGGCCCAGGGGATGGAGGCCATGAAGGGCATGGAGGGCATGGCTTCATCCCGGCATGCTTCCGCCCAGGTGGTCGACGTCGTCCGCGATGCCGCCGATGTCCCGCCGCCGGTCGGGAACCGCCCGCCCACCACGGTAAAGGTTGAGTTGACGGCCGCGGAAGTCGTCGGTGAGTTGGATCCGGCTACCGGCACGACTTATCGCTACTGGACCTTCAACGGCAAGGTCCCCGGCCCCATGATTCGCGTTCGCGAGGGCGACACCGTCGAGGTCACGTTGCACAATAGTCCTTCCAGCCACATGGTCCATTCCATCGACTTCCATGCGGCCATCGGACCCGGAGGCGGTGCTGCTTTCTCGCAGGTTCTGCCCGGCACGGAGAAGACGTTCACCTTTCAAGCGACCACACCGGGCCTGTTCGTCTACCACTGCGGCACGCCCATGATTGCCGATCACATTGCCAACGGCATGTACGGGCTGATCCTGGTCGAACCGCAGGGTGGATTGTCGCGCGTCGATCACGAGTACTACGTGATGCAGGGCGAAATCTACACCACCGCTGCCAAGGGGAAAACGGGAATGCAAAGCTTCAGTGAAGCCAACCTGATGCAGGAATCGCCCGAGTATTTCGTGTTCAATGGCGCTGTGGATGCGCTGACCAAAAAGTATCCTCTGCAAGCCCACCCCGGCGAGACCGTCCGGTTTTTCTTCGGCGATGCCGGCCCGAATGAGACGTCTTCCCTGCACGTCGTGGGCGAAATTTTCACCCGCGACTACCAGCTTGGCTCCCTCACTTCGCCTCCGCTCAATGGCGTCCAGACCGCAAGTGTCCCACCAGGCGGTGCGGCCATCCTCGAACTCAAGGCCGTAATGCCCGGACAGTTTAATTTCATGGACCACGCCATGGCTCGCATGGCCAAGGGCCTGATGGGCACGCTGAAGGTACAGGGCGAGATGACCGCACAGCTGATGCATGCCGGGCCCGCCTCGGCTGTCGCTGATGTCCACCAATCCCCTGTGGCGGGGCCGACCCCGATGGTCGAGATCGTCGGCAAGGGCGGCATGGATGCGGCGTCTCCGCCCTTAGCGGCTTCCGATACGAGCGGCTCGGACAGCGAGAACAGCCACATGCGCATGATGAGGGAGATGAATCATCCAGCGAACGCAACCGCTACGGCGACTATACCGGGCTCAAATGTTCGGGACCACCGCGGGCGGGTGCAGCGGCCGGGAGCAGCACAGCTGGACGGCTGCCTCACCTTCGCTGGCCCAATCGGAATTCCCAAGCTGACGTTATTTCATTCGCAAGAATCGTATGAGTTGGAGCCTAGATCCGGCCTGTTGAGGGACAGTCCGCTGGCCTTCGCGCAAAATGTAAATGCACTGGTCCATGTCACCGGACACTTGGATCGTGACCCGGGCTACGACGGTAAGCATTGGTTCATCGTGGAGGCGATCGATCAGCTCGCTCCGTCTTGCCACACGAATGAGTCGTTGGCGCAATTGCGCAGCTCAGAAAAAAGACGATTGGCACGGGCGAACGCCGCTCCCGCGGGCGCCGTTACCGTGGGGATGGGGGATATGACGTTCCTGCAACCGGACATCATCGTCAACGTGGGCCAGGAAGTCGTATGGAGGAACACTTCTTCGACGATCCACAACGTGGTTGCAGACCCTGCCAAGGCGACTGTGGTAGCAGACGTCCATCTGCCACGTGGTGCACCAACGTTTGATTCAGGCTACCTGCAACCGGGACAGACCTTCGTTCATACATTCACAGTGCCGGGAGTGTATCGCTACGTGTGCACGCTTCACGAGGCCAGCGGGATGAAAGGCGTAGTCATCGTGAAGGCAGCGGGGGCCACAAACATGGCGCGCGCCACGGAACCAAATCACCAATAG
- a CDS encoding MarR family transcriptional regulator — translation MGKALTPRDYKSLADLRHQIRRFLHLSEVAVRGLGLEPRQHQLMLALKGLPRGTRPRIGELAERLQIRHPSTVELVNRLATRGYVQRQEGENDRREVLLTLTPKGERVLRELSLHHRAELRKEGPALFGALRRVMSSIKNTSGRDAGLPDRNGEQVRHVGPERRSTPSRAR, via the coding sequence ATGGGAAAAGCACTCACACCGAGGGACTACAAGTCCTTGGCCGATTTGCGGCACCAGATTCGACGCTTCCTCCACTTGAGTGAGGTTGCTGTTCGCGGACTAGGCCTCGAACCCCGCCAACATCAACTGATGTTGGCTCTGAAAGGCCTTCCACGCGGAACGCGCCCGCGGATTGGGGAACTGGCAGAGCGGCTGCAAATCCGGCACCCCAGCACGGTGGAACTGGTGAACCGTCTTGCCACCCGCGGATATGTGCAGCGACAAGAGGGCGAGAATGACCGTCGCGAGGTCCTCCTCACGCTCACTCCCAAGGGAGAGAGAGTGCTGCGCGAACTATCGCTACACCACCGGGCCGAACTGCGCAAGGAAGGTCCCGCATTGTTCGGAGCTCTCCGGCGAGTGATGAGTTCGATCAAGAACACGAGTGGGCGGGACGCAGGCCTGCCTGACAGAAACGGAGAACAGGTTAGGCATGTCGGACCAGAACGGCGATCAACCCCTTCCCGGGCGAGATAG